A genome region from Mycolicibacterium litorale includes the following:
- a CDS encoding TetR/AcrR family transcriptional regulator, with protein sequence MSPARVYGGLSATQRDAQRRVMLIDAAVSIMGTHGATACTVTAVCAKSGVTSRYFYQQFRDRDALLRAVFAKISTTFQAVITSAIPDDTVAPQELAYAPIKALVQVIENDPRMARILFVESGAEPLLRQLRSDLMTDFAELVLREARLHLDIPSDVLQVADLAATYGVGGLFEILRRWIDGQLNLSTEMLIEHCAGFLGILGLYTLGQAPDQAAPPLAKAEETR encoded by the coding sequence ATGAGTCCAGCACGTGTCTATGGCGGGCTGTCCGCAACTCAACGCGATGCACAGCGTCGCGTGATGTTGATTGATGCCGCGGTCTCAATCATGGGCACCCACGGAGCTACCGCGTGCACCGTGACCGCCGTGTGTGCGAAATCAGGAGTGACGAGCCGGTACTTCTACCAACAGTTTCGCGATCGAGACGCGCTCTTGCGTGCGGTATTTGCCAAGATCTCCACTACCTTCCAAGCGGTGATAACCAGCGCCATTCCGGACGACACGGTTGCTCCTCAAGAACTGGCTTACGCTCCGATCAAGGCCCTGGTTCAGGTGATCGAGAACGATCCCCGCATGGCCCGCATACTGTTTGTCGAGTCGGGCGCAGAACCCCTCCTTCGGCAGCTGCGAAGCGATCTGATGACCGATTTTGCGGAGCTGGTGCTCAGAGAGGCCCGCTTGCACCTCGATATACCCAGCGATGTGCTCCAAGTCGCAGATCTCGCCGCTACCTACGGTGTCGGGGGCCTGTTCGAGATACTCCGTCGCTGGATAGATGGACAACTGAACCTCTCGACTGAAATGCTCATCGAGCACTGTGCGGGTTTTCTCGGCATTCTCGGCCTGTATACCCTCGGACAGGCGCCTGATCAGGCCGCTCCGCCGCTGGCCAAAGCCGAGGAGACCCGATAG
- a CDS encoding metal-dependent hydrolase → MSDDQAPTPTRVLPKPRRVRFPMPTSTKRQHFVDGDLVMSHFISVLSATFPEGEDFFIRSVRNFQSSIDDPQLETAVKGFIGQEATHRHQHRLLNERLQVMGYPTARIDRHVGRLIKRLERRFSPEMRLSMTSALEHYTATLAEIILTSEDAQKLIGQTEVRPILLWHAFEESEHKAVAFDVYRLVGATERTRVRGMRIASVILFGELILQTALSMAADRASYNPVTLVRSLYRFSRTPMFTADALRRFRSYNRPGFHPDDWDSAAVLEHWSKELFDQDGSQRVIASSG, encoded by the coding sequence ATGTCGGACGATCAAGCCCCGACCCCGACCCGGGTGCTGCCAAAACCCAGGCGCGTTCGGTTTCCGATGCCGACCTCCACGAAGCGGCAACATTTTGTCGATGGCGACCTGGTGATGAGCCATTTCATCTCGGTGCTTTCTGCGACGTTCCCGGAAGGCGAGGATTTCTTCATCCGCTCGGTCAGGAACTTCCAGAGTTCCATCGACGATCCCCAACTAGAGACAGCGGTCAAGGGTTTCATCGGACAAGAGGCCACACATCGACACCAGCATCGTCTCCTAAACGAGCGACTCCAGGTCATGGGTTATCCGACCGCGCGAATCGACCGTCATGTCGGACGCTTGATCAAGCGATTGGAACGGCGCTTTTCGCCGGAAATGCGGCTGTCCATGACCTCCGCGTTGGAGCACTACACCGCTACGCTGGCAGAAATCATTCTTACCAGCGAAGACGCCCAGAAGCTCATCGGCCAGACAGAGGTTCGACCGATTCTGCTGTGGCATGCCTTCGAGGAGTCGGAGCACAAAGCGGTTGCCTTTGATGTCTATCGGCTGGTGGGAGCAACCGAGCGCACCCGTGTACGGGGCATGCGGATCGCTTCAGTAATTCTGTTCGGCGAGCTCATTCTGCAGACTGCCTTGTCTATGGCCGCTGATAGAGCCTCATATAACCCGGTCACCCTGGTGCGCAGTCTGTACCGCTTTAGTCGCACCCCGATGTTCACCGCCGATGCGCTGCGGCGTTTCCGTTCCTACAATCGCCCGGGTTTCCATCCTGATGATTGGGACAGCGCCGCGGTCCTGGAGCATTGGAGCAAAGAACTGTTCGACCAAGACGGTTCACAGCGAGTTATCGCTTCGTCGGGATAG
- a CDS encoding TetR/AcrR family transcriptional regulator, whose translation MIEAATEIWSESGWAAVTMRGVCARTGLNDRYFYEGFKTRDELLVAAWDGVRNDMLGEVAALFNERANRPPIETITAAITIVVDRIARDPGRARILLAQHVGSSPLQDRRAVALQEATQLVVEASRPHLRQDADEIALRMDTLIAVGGFVEVITAWHSGLLAVTEKEVVAHTSRLAETLAQRYVISD comes from the coding sequence TTGATCGAGGCCGCAACCGAGATTTGGAGTGAGAGCGGTTGGGCCGCGGTCACTATGCGCGGCGTATGCGCCCGCACAGGGCTGAACGATCGATACTTCTACGAGGGCTTCAAGACGCGCGATGAGCTGCTCGTTGCTGCGTGGGATGGCGTCCGCAATGACATGCTCGGCGAGGTCGCCGCGCTCTTCAACGAGCGTGCGAATCGGCCGCCGATCGAAACCATCACCGCGGCGATCACCATCGTGGTCGACCGGATCGCACGCGATCCCGGCCGGGCACGCATCCTCCTCGCTCAGCATGTCGGTAGCTCACCGCTACAAGACCGCCGCGCCGTGGCGCTACAGGAAGCAACGCAGTTGGTCGTTGAGGCAAGCCGGCCACACCTCCGACAAGATGCCGACGAGATAGCCCTTCGCATGGACACCCTGATCGCTGTCGGGGGATTCGTCGAAGTCATCACCGCCTGGCACTCCGGTTTGCTTGCGGTGACCGAGAAAGAAGTGGTCGCGCACACCAGCAGACTTGCTGAAACCCTGGCTCAACGCTATGTCATCAGCGACTGA